Below is a genomic region from Salvelinus sp. IW2-2015 linkage group LG18, ASM291031v2, whole genome shotgun sequence.
AAATCCAAACAATATATTAGCCACATCAAACCTACTTGGCCCCAACCTAAACATTTTAGCCAGGTGCCCTTCCCTCCTTGTGCCCCGGCATGATGCCTAATCCCAGACAGGCCCGTGGGGAACAGTGGTgtggtgccaatgtaaactcagccCTACCCAGACCTATACATTAACGAGATCACAGCACTAATCCAAATGGCCTTCCAAACACCGCTCTGCGTCTGGCTATTCGGCTACTCCATTAAGAAGGGTGTGGAGAAAGAAAGATGGTGACTGGACTCAATTTGGCAGGGCCCTCTTTGGAAAATGCAGGTCCAAAGATGACATTTATGTGCATGTTAATTTTTTATTCATCGCTATGTTCTAAGCACTCTATATGGTAATGTTGAAACTGGAGAAAGTTGAATATGCTCCCCAAACTCACATACGCTTTCTCACACTTAAATTGAAATAAAACCACTGTATCAAGATTATGTTTTGAAAATGTACTAATCCCTTTTGATTTCACTGTTAATTGCATTAAAGAAAGACGAATTATGCTACAGAAGTTGAAGAACCAGTATTGTCTCCTATTCTCCTCGCTCATGTTGCTGAAGTACAGTTCATACTGATGACAACctgccatgttgttgttttctctgttccgcttgtctgtctctccatctctctctttctcccactctcccttCCTCAGTCTGTGATAGTAAAGAGTGTGGAGCGGAATGCAGTGAACATGTACGAGGCCCGGAAGTTTCTGTTGGGTCTGGAGAGCAACGGGGTGTCATCAGCCATGTCCCCCTCCACCAACAGCCCCACCCTCATCTGTCCTGTCGGCCTGGACATCCTGGCCTCAGCTGGCCTGGGGCTGAGCAGTCTGGGTAATGGAGTTCTCTTTGCATCCACCTCTTACACCATTATGAGAATGCTCAAAGGAAATCTATTGTCTTTCTACAAATGTCATCCCTAGGCCTTTTCCCACACGTTTATAGACCAGTGATTGGAGAAAGAGGCTTGTGTCTTACTGTATGTAATCCAACTGTATTGTTATCTTGcgaaaataaataataagaaaTACAATTGAAAATAACATGAGACAAACTCCTTTACAACGGAATAAATCATGAGTTATGTATCATGGGATAAACTGTTAGGAGGTTTATGTCTGGAAACTGACCACATTGACAGTCCCTTCCTGGGGTGTACAGTATGAACCCAAAGGCCCATGGGTAAGATATGGGCCTCCACATCTCAGCCTATAGTTAATTACTACATCCCTCTCCYTCAGATTACAGCCCAGCCTGCCAAGGAAATCCGAGCCTTATTTCTGGAGTTAAATGATCTGTTTGTAAAACCcacaaacctgtttcagtcttctttGATACATTTGGTTGAAACATAGAGTAGCAGTTTAACATGGAGTTATTGACTGTTGAGTTATATTTGTCAAAGACCAGTTCTCTcaaatgtctctctctttattttctgACCACTGATATGAAAGGACTTGATGAGTGATGTGGTAGTATGCAATAATATCTATCACTGGTGTGGGGAGAAAATATTTTTAGAGTGATACTGTATTGAGGTACAGCCttgtctgtgtttttctctccTCCAGGCTTCCTAGGTGCATCAGTGCCCCATTCTCTCAGTAGCTCCCCAGCTCCAAACTCTGTTCTCAACAGTCTGAACTCTTCCATGAGCCCTATGCAGAACCCCATCCCCAGCACcccgtctccctcctcctcactgtgGCCTAGCTCTCTCACCAGCACCCAAGGTGAGTACAGACGGCTAGTgcacaatctctctctgtctcacaccttCAGGTTTCGCACCTTGTTCACAAATAGCTATAAGGGATTGATACCCAGCCTCTGGAATGCCCTCCCGGACTACCTGAAGGCACCACAGACTCTGGGCTCTTTAAAACGTCCCTAAATACCTTTCTCTTTAGGAAGGCTTTCTGTTAATAGCTTTGTCCTTTGTAGCATCAGCTGTGCTTTTTTTGTCAGTTGCCATGTCTAGTTGTGTCCATTTAAAATAGTTATGCACTTTGAGATTGTTCTGTATAATGTAATAAATGATTATATGATGAAAATGTTATGATAAAGGTGTAGTATTTTCTCCCTCGTGTATCCAGGCTTCTCGTCTCAGTTGATGATGCACCCTGTAGCCCAGGCCACTCTGAGCAGTATCCTGCTCTCTGGGGTCCAGGGGTACACCCAgaacaccccctcccctccccccggGCTTACCCCAATCGACAAGCAGACCAACGGGGTCCCTGACTGCTCCAAAGGCCCCTGTACCATCAATGGACATGTCAAGGTGAATGACTTTCATAGACATATACTCACTAGCTGTTACATTGAATATATACCTTGCCTATAGTGAGTATAATGTATAGAGCTACATTTGTGTTTGTATACAGCATCCTGGCTCAGTCTATGGTAGGATGTCCAGTGCGTCACTGGCAGACACGGTTCTGAACCCCAACCAGTGTGACTCGGTCCAGGAGGCCAGCGGACACAACCCGTCAGAACCCCGCTCCAGCAAGTCCAACCAAGACgaaggtaccacacacacacaccgcacctaCAGACAACATGGACATGTATAGCTCTTGTAGATATACTATAAAGAGGTTTATAGAACCCACAAGGAAACCTAGGTATTTGGCCTTGTAAACTGCTAAATTAATTTATACcacaatatatttgttttatgcGGTCTAGTCCCCATTATTAAACCACTTTTATTAGGTTGCAATAGGGTGACATTTAATGACTGGTATTCCAGTGGTTGAGGTCCCGAGTTTCCTGCATCTCTAACATGTGTGGTTTGAGTGTAGCCTTGCTCTCACACTCCTCACGTTCCCATGTTGTTGGAGCTGGAGCTCCGTGGACTCCTCAGCCCCAGCTTGGCTGGTGACAGTAGTAACTGTTTCCTCTCCCTGACCACCTCCTGTGTTCTCCAACCTGTCCCAACTGGCTCTGGCTCTGCTCCCCGTTACCATCGAGCCCAGGGTGAATCAACTAAACATAATAGCTTGGAGATGTTAATTAAGATGACTGACATCTTATTATTTTACGCTGTCAAGGCCTagatacacacacagatcatGTTATGCAGGCTGGGTTACTGCctggaagagggggagaagaagaaaaaagcccCTTCATTATTGACCGCTTTTGTTTTTTAATAACACAGGTGCCTACTGTGATGTTTAGCAGCTACATTTAGTCATGCTCATGCCATCatgcagagtgacttacaggtgcaaagaACGTACTGTAATATATGCATGACAGGCAATGGAAAGCTAAGCAATAATGCACTCTAAAGAAGAGGTTGCTATGGAAGTACAAAAACTTGGTTGTCAAACACAGGGATTCTATAAGAATCTAGCAATTCTTTgtatcttatttgtcacatgtaaaGGATATAATAGTACATACAGCCCAGATATATAGCCTACTGATCGACATTATTAAATCATGAAGGAAGAAATATAATATCCCACGTTACCGTTTCTTCACAAATGCTCGTTTACGTTCTCTCCACAGGCTCTGACACCTTTGTGGAAGTGGGCATGCCCAGAAGCCCATCTCACTCAGCAAATGGAAACGAGCTGAAACAGATGCTGGCTTCCTGTAAGACGTCAGGGAAACGGCAGGCGGTGGAGCTCCTCCAGGGGACCAAGAACTCCCATCTCCAGTATGTCTGTCCAGAGCTACAGTAAGACACTACCTACATCTAAGTGATGTCCTCACTCTTCCATTCCCATGCCTAAAGGATATGAACATAGGACTAGAACTCATTCTAGTTCAGTGGGTATGACTCCCATACATTCatagaatagaaaataatagcactttgtgacaactgctgatgtagaAAGGACTTACGTTTTCCAGGAGGAACATCAGTGGGGAAAAGGGCTTGAGGAGGGTGCTATTTGGAGACAAAGCAGGGGACTGCACTGTTGTACTGCATTCTGTCATGCTTTGTCTTAATATGCCATACCCTGTTGAGCTGTGCTGTATGTCTTTTCTGTGCTATAGGCTACTCTATTGTGATGGGGTTTGTACCTTGTCTTTTTAATATAGTTGTTCCTCTCTTTTGTGCCCCTCCCACAGCTCAGACTGCCTACTGTCAGACCCAGAGTCGAGTGCTTCAGACAGCCCAGTGACAGATAAGAGGGCACCGGGCAGTGAGCGGGCAGCGGAGAGGGCAGCACAGCAGAATGAGAGGGACAGGATCCGCTTGGCACCACATTCTTCCTTTGCTAACATGCAGGGCCAACTAGAGGTATTCcaactccacttctctctctcacatacacgcACTCACGTATCAATAAATGACTAATGGGAATTTGACAAGTATTTAAACTGACATTGACCTTCCTCTCCATTTCTTTTTCAGGCGCTTGAATATGAACAGAAAAAGCTGTTAGCAACCAAGGGTAAGTGTCAATCTTTCAGGCGATTCCTGTCTAGTCTCAAGGGATACTGTGttccttccgagtggcgcagcggtctaaggcactgcatcactagaggtgtcactacagatccgggttcgatcccaggctgcgCTGCAGCCGggcgtgaccgggagacccatgagggagcacacaattggcccagtgtcgtccgtgtTGGGGGAGGGCCGggcgggatgtccttgtcccatagcgctctagcgactcctgtggcgctctagcgactcctgtggcggggccgggcgcagtgcacgctgacacagtcgccaggtgtacYgtgtttccttcgacacattggtgcggctggcttccgggttaagcgagcattgtggcaagaagcagtgcggcttggcagggttgtgtttcggaggacgcacgtctctcgaccttcgcctctcccgagtccgtatgggagttgcagtgatgggacaagactaactaccaattggatatcacgaaattggggaggaaaataAAGGAATACTGTGTCCGTTTTTCTGACCTTTTGCACTAATTGGTGACAGAGGTGtttttctgtgtctctgtccagCCATGTTGAAGAAGCCTGTTGTGACTGAGGTGCGGACCCCCACTAACACGTGGAGTGGTCTGGGTTTCTCCAAGTCTATGCCAGCAGAGACCATCAAGGAGCTGCGCAGGGCCAACCACGTGCCCTACAAACCCACCATGAGTACCACCTACGAGGTAAACTCCGACTATGAGGTAAACACCAATGGACCAGGTTTTTTCTGCTGTTGAAGAGAACGTGTTTATAGTAACATTCCTGATATGGAGCTTATGCAAAGACTAATATGAAGCATCATCATGGATTGCATTAAAAATGAAAGCCAACATGTAAATTTGTAAAGCAAAAAGTAAATTATTGAAAACTAAACTAAATTGGTACTCTGATTCACAGAACTAAACCAAATAATGAGAAGTTAAAACTACAGCCCAGTATGATCTGATGTCCCCTTTCTGTGCCCCCAGGGCTCCCCCCTGTCTCTTTCCCGCTCCGGCAGCAGAGAGGGGGTGGGCAACGGCAGTGACTCTGACAACTGGAGAGACAGGAATGGGGGTGGGAACGGTCTTCCCAGCCACGCAGAATTCCCAGTGTCTGTTTGCAGTCCCAAGAGGAAGCAGAACAAATCCGGTGAGCTACTCAGCAGATACCCATCTGAACTTTGAATGAAAGGCAAGAAGGCTAGATCATCACACTCCCATGTAATTAAAGTAAACTCTTAAAAGTTTTGATGATAAATAATTCAAAACATCTAACCTTGAACAACAGATGCTGTGTAAAGATTGCCTCATTAATTAAAACGTTAGGGGGTGTGGGAGTAGATGGGTTCATTCCTCCAACACACTTGCACTAGAGACCAGATACTTCTGTTCATATCCGACTCCTGTTTTTGCCCTTGTATCCAATTATTTATCAAAGCCTATCACTACCGATAATGCTGTAGAGAAGCACATTTTATCCACAGTATGTTGGCTTACATTGCacacattaaaaacaatcaaaaagCATTCTCTTGCTCTAATTGGATACAAATATTTAGTCACAATGTTTTGGCAGCAAGARACATCAGGGTTTATTTTATGTTGCATacattcttttttacaatgataACTTTCTATGAAAGTCTTTAATGATGACTGTCTGACTTGTCTTGTGTTCCTGTGACATATTTTGATTGGCAGCTGCAGAGCACTATCTGAGCAGCAGTAACTACATGGACTGTATCTCCTCGATCACCGGGAGCAACGGGTGCAGTCTCCAGTCCTCTCTGAAAGGGTCGGACCTGCCGGAGCTGTTCAGCAAGCTGGGCCTGGGGAAATACACAGACGTGTTCCAACAGCAGGAGGTACTGGTCTATAGCTGCCGTAGCATGGGATAGCCACATTAACATGGGAGCAGACACCTCCATCCATCCCTGCTTGGCTGACTATATCAGAGAGAGGCTAGAATTTACGGATGGATAGACCAGTGCTTAAGCTAAGATTTTCATGCTGATATTAAACTTTTCGAGTGGAAATTGTCAATAAATAAATGGATTTAAACATTTTTCTGGGAGCTTTGAGTTCCATTTTAGCTGCCCATCGCTTGACCTAGACTAAGCTTTTTTTGCAACATATTTTGGAGTGGTCCTCATGGTCCAGTGACTAGACTATTTATATCCAACTACTTTTATTGAAATCAGAGCACACATATTGCAAATGCTTGATAATGGATAGGcttcaggggcctcatttataaccgtTGTAAATTTCACACTAAATTTCTATGTGCGCCATTTCTGAAAAGTCTGCGCACCtacaaaaatattgaaatatataaACTTGGTGCACGCCATTCATATGCATGTTTcccgttataaatcagacctgtcgtAAAACTGTGAGTGTGAACAATGCTCGCTATTCACCTTTTAAGGTGAcaataaccacgtttccatccaaccatttcatgcagaTGAATTAACTGACGCATGAAAAACGTCACGACCGAgccgacagacaatttgttcgttAGACATGGtgggattttttttgtctgtaaaatgtaattatgcgagaaatggcagaGGAAActcctttatgcgcaaatattaatAGAATAACCcatgtaaacttggagtcacgtgatatgttgtgtggtcctcccactacaacttgggaaaccatacagtttattaggcaacagattaaataaatgatgatgaacttcacagggtggtgaaagtgcacggtgatgagcttgatgctgctttccaataaataacgagggtcttattctggtgacatgatgatcgatgcttggctgctgtttgacaaatacaaataatattgtttttatccataataatctcaaaATGTAGGTTTTTATCTTTAGCAGTAATTTATGTTGTATCTGGTAAAGGACTTTGTCAGTTTCTGAAAGAGAAAACAATggcaaattgttgtggacctgtcaaCAGAACAtttgaattcaacaatgttttGCATCAACGTTTCCCCCAACCTAAATATGATGGAATGCCAGCGATTTCttaaagggaaaaaaagattACACGAATGTCCCAAAATGCAATTACAGTACTAACAGTAGAATAAATAGGCCTACTTCAATGTAAAATATCAACTGTTCACCTTTTAAATTCGACTGCATATTATAAACTGTGCTGCCTATGGGATTGCAAAACTTGAAATACATATAGCCCATCTATTTACTTGGCTACTAGGTCCTATGAAATGAGAGATGCACATTgtaatttgttgtatggctacttcAGGAATATGAACCAATCACGAACAGAAAAGTTGAGGAATTaattctgcaatggttatgaaaataaaataaataagaaaaagaTTTCTGTTTAGTTATTTTAGattctaaaaacaaaacacatagATTTTTTCTCTTCTCATTAATGGCAAATGGCTG
It encodes:
- the LOC111977842 gene encoding protein bicaudal C homolog 1-B isoform X5; this encodes MAAQCDSLSGYLQQSDQGSNSECSIDSPVPGSEDDLSGPHALPDPEWTEERFRVDRKKLEIMLLAAAGGRVNGGEDFFQKVMDETKTQIAWPSKLKIGAKSKKDPHIKVCGKRDNVREAKDRIMSVLDTKQTNRVTLKMDVSHTEHSHVIGKGGNNIKKVMEDTGCHIHFPDSNRNNQAEKSNQVSIAGQPGGVEAARAKIRELLPLVLSFELPAIVQPDPGSPTVQHISQTYNLTVSFKPPTRLYGTTGVVRGSQNNSSAVKRGTAMLLEHLAGSLASAISVSTHLDIAPQHHLFMMGRNGSNIKHITQRTGAQIHFPDPNSPQKKSTVYIQGTIESVCLARQYLMGCLPLVLMFDIKEDIEVEPQCITALMEQLDVFISIKPKPKQPSKSVIVKSVERNAVNMYEARKFLLGLESNGVSSAMSPSTNSPTLICPVGLDILASAGLGLSSLGFLGASVPHSLSSSPAPNSVLNSLNSSMSPMQNPIPSTPSPSSSLWPSSLTSTQGFSSQLMMHPVAQATLSSILLSGVQGYTQNTPSPPPGLTPIDKQTNGVPDCSKGPCTINGHVKHPGSVYGRMSSASLADTVLNPNQCDSVQEASGHNPSEPRSSKSNQDEGSDTFVEVGMPRSPSHSANGNELKQMLASCKTSGKRQAVELLQGTKNSHLQYVCPELHSDCLLSDPESSASDSPVTDKRAPGSERAAERAAQQNERDRIRLAPHSSFANMQGQLEALEYEQKKLLATKAMLKKPVVTEVRTPTNTWSGLGFSKSMPAETIKELRRANHVPYKPTMSTTYEGSPLSLSRSGSREGVGNGSDSDNWRDRNGGGNGLPSHAEFPVSVCSPKRKQNKSEHYLSSSNYMDCISSITGSNGCSLQSSLKGSDLPELFSKLGLGKYTDVFQQQEIDLQTFLTLTDQDLKELGITTFGARRKMLLAISGVNDYELNKNRRKLFEAPIRSSFLEGGASGRLSRQFHADMASVSGRW
- the LOC111977842 gene encoding protein bicaudal C homolog 1-A isoform X1; this translates as MAAQCDSLSGYLQQSDQGSNSECSIDSPVPGSEDDLSGPHALPDPEWTEERFRVDRKKLEIMLLAAAGGRVNGGEDFFQKVMDETKTQIAWPSKLKIGAKSKKDPHIKVCGKRDNVREAKDRIMSVLDTKQTNRVTLKMDVSHTEHSHVIGKGGNNIKKVMEDTGCHIHFPDSNRNNQAEKSNQVSIAGQPGGVEAARAKIRELLPLVLSFELPAIVQPDPGSPTVQHISQTYNLTVSFKPPTRLYGTTGVVRGSQNNSSAVKRGTAMLLEHLAGSLASAISVSTHLDIAPQHHLFMMGRNGSNIKHITQRTGAQIHFPDPNSPQKKSTVYIQGTIESVCLARQYLMGCLPLVLMFDIKEDIEVEPQCITALMEQLDVFISIKPKPKQPSKSVIVKSVERNAVNMYEARKFLLGLESNGVSSAMSPSTNSPTLICPVGLDILASAGLGLSSLGFLGASVPHSLSSSPAPNSVLNSLNSSMSPMQNPIPSTPSPSSSLWPSSLTSTQGFSSQLMMHPVAQATLSSILLSGVQGYTQNTPSPPPGLTPIDKQTNGVPDCSKGPCTINGHVKHPGSVYGRMSSASLADTVLNPNQCDSVQEASGHNPSEPRSSKSNQDEGSDTFVEVGMPRSPSHSANGNELKQMLASCKTSGKRQAVELLQGTKNSHLQYVCPELHSDCLLSDPESSASDSPVTDKRAPGSERAAERAAQQNERDRIRLAPHSSFANMQGQLEALEYEQKKLLATKAMLKKPVVTEVRTPTNTWSGLGFSKSMPAETIKELRRANHVPYKPTMSTTYEVNSDYEGSPLSLSRSGSREGVGNGSDSDNWRDRNGGGNGLPSHAEFPVSVCSPKRKQNKSAAEHYLSSSNYMDCISSITGSNGCSLQSSLKGSDLPELFSKLGLGKYTDVFQQQEIDLQTFLTLTDQDLKELGITTFGARRKMLLAISGVNDYELNKNRRKLFEAPIRSSFLEGGASGRLSRQFHADMASVSGRW
- the LOC111977842 gene encoding protein bicaudal C homolog 1-B isoform X4: MAAQCDSLSGYLQQSDQGSNSECSIDSPVPGSEDDLSGPHALPDPEWTEERFRVDRKKLEIMLLAAAGGRVNGGEDFFQKVMDETKTQIAWPSKLKIGAKSKKDPHIKVCGKRDNVREAKDRIMSVLDTKQTNRVTLKMDVSHTEHSHVIGKGGNNIKKVMEDTGCHIHFPDSNRNNQAEKSNQVSIAGQPGGVEAARAKIRELLPLVLSFELPAIVQPDPGSPTVQHISQTYNLTVSFKPPTRLYGTTGVVRGSQNNSSAVKRGTAMLLEHLAGSLASAISVSTHLDIAPQHHLFMMGRNGSNIKHITQRTGAQIHFPDPNSPQKKSTVYIQGTIESVCLARQYLMGCLPLVLMFDIKEDIEVEPQCITALMEQLDVFISIKPKPKQPSKSVIVKSVERNAVNMYEARKFLLGLESNGVSSAMSPSTNSPTLICPVGLDILASAGLGLSSLGFLGASVPHSLSSSPAPNSVLNSLNSSMSPMQNPIPSTPSPSSSLWPSSLTSTQGFSSQLMMHPVAQATLSSILLSGVQGYTQNTPSPPPGLTPIDKQTNGVPDCSKGPCTINGHVKHPGSVYGRMSSASLADTVLNPNQCDSVQEASGHNPSEPRSSKSNQDEGSDTFVEVGMPRSPSHSANGNELKQMLASCKTSGKRQAVELLQGTKNSHLQYVCPELHSDCLLSDPESSASDSPVTDKRAPGSERAAERAAQQNERDRIRLAPHSSFANMQGQLEALEYEQKKLLATKAMLKKPVVTEVRTPTNTWSGLGFSKSMPAETIKELRRANHVPYKPTMSTTYEGSPLSLSRSGSREGVGNGSDSDNWRDRNGGGNGLPSHAEFPVSVCSPKRKQNKSAAEHYLSSSNYMDCISSITGSNGCSLQSSLKGSDLPELFSKLGLGKYTDVFQQQEIDLQTFLTLTDQDLKELGITTFGARRKMLLAISGVNDYELNKNRRKLFEAPIRSSFLEGGASGRLSRQFHADMASVSGRW
- the LOC111977842 gene encoding protein bicaudal C homolog 1-B isoform X7 — translated: MAAQCDSLSGYLQQSDQGSNSECSIDSPVPGSEDDLSGPHALPDPEWTEERFRVDRKKLEIMLLAAAGGRVNGGEDFFQKVMDETKTQIAWPSKLKIGAKSKKDPHIKVCGKRDNVREAKDRIMSVLDTKTNRVTLKMDVSHTEHSHVIGKGGNNIKKVMEDTGCHIHFPDSNRNNQAEKSNQVSIAGQPGGVEAARAKIRELLPLVLSFELPAIVQPDPGSPTVQHISQTYNLTVSFKPPTRLYGTTGVVRGSQNNSSAVKRGTAMLLEHLAGSLASAISVSTHLDIAPQHHLFMMGRNGSNIKHITQRTGAQIHFPDPNSPQKKSTVYIQGTIESVCLARQYLMGCLPLVLMFDIKEDIEVEPQCITALMEQLDVFISIKPKPKQPSKSVIVKSVERNAVNMYEARKFLLGLESNGVSSAMSPSTNSPTLICPVGLDILASAGLGLSSLGFLGASVPHSLSSSPAPNSVLNSLNSSMSPMQNPIPSTPSPSSSLWPSSLTSTQGFSSQLMMHPVAQATLSSILLSGVQGYTQNTPSPPPGLTPIDKQTNGVPDCSKGPCTINGHVKHPGSVYGRMSSASLADTVLNPNQCDSVQEASGHNPSEPRSSKSNQDEGSDTFVEVGMPRSPSHSANGNELKQMLASCKTSGKRQAVELLQGTKNSHLQYVCPELHSDCLLSDPESSASDSPVTDKRAPGSERAAERAAQQNERDRIRLAPHSSFANMQGQLEALEYEQKKLLATKAMLKKPVVTEVRTPTNTWSGLGFSKSMPAETIKELRRANHVPYKPTMSTTYEGSPLSLSRSGSREGVGNGSDSDNWRDRNGGGNGLPSHAEFPVSVCSPKRKQNKSEHYLSSSNYMDCISSITGSNGCSLQSSLKGSDLPELFSKLGLGKYTDVFQQQEIDLQTFLTLTDQDLKELGITTFGARRKMLLAISGVNDYELNKNRRKLFEAPIRSSFLEGGASGRLSRQFHADMASVSGRW
- the LOC111977842 gene encoding protein bicaudal C homolog 1-B isoform X6 — protein: MAAQCDSLSGYLQQSDQGSNSECSIDSPVPGSEDDLSGPHALPDPEWTEERFRVDRKKLEIMLLAAAGGRVNGGEDFFQKVMDETKTQIAWPSKLKIGAKSKKDPHIKVCGKRDNVREAKDRIMSVLDTKTNRVTLKMDVSHTEHSHVIGKGGNNIKKVMEDTGCHIHFPDSNRNNQAEKSNQVSIAGQPGGVEAARAKIRELLPLVLSFELPAIVQPDPGSPTVQHISQTYNLTVSFKPPTRLYGTTGVVRGSQNNSSAVKRGTAMLLEHLAGSLASAISVSTHLDIAPQHHLFMMGRNGSNIKHITQRTGAQIHFPDPNSPQKKSTVYIQGTIESVCLARQYLMGCLPLVLMFDIKEDIEVEPQCITALMEQLDVFISIKPKPKQPSKSVIVKSVERNAVNMYEARKFLLGLESNGVSSAMSPSTNSPTLICPVGLDILASAGLGLSSLGFLGASVPHSLSSSPAPNSVLNSLNSSMSPMQNPIPSTPSPSSSLWPSSLTSTQGFSSQLMMHPVAQATLSSILLSGVQGYTQNTPSPPPGLTPIDKQTNGVPDCSKGPCTINGHVKHPGSVYGRMSSASLADTVLNPNQCDSVQEASGHNPSEPRSSKSNQDEGSDTFVEVGMPRSPSHSANGNELKQMLASCKTSGKRQAVELLQGTKNSHLQYVCPELHSDCLLSDPESSASDSPVTDKRAPGSERAAERAAQQNERDRIRLAPHSSFANMQGQLEALEYEQKKLLATKAMLKKPVVTEVRTPTNTWSGLGFSKSMPAETIKELRRANHVPYKPTMSTTYEGSPLSLSRSGSREGVGNGSDSDNWRDRNGGGNGLPSHAEFPVSVCSPKRKQNKSAAEHYLSSSNYMDCISSITGSNGCSLQSSLKGSDLPELFSKLGLGKYTDVFQQQEIDLQTFLTLTDQDLKELGITTFGARRKMLLAISGVNDYELNKNRRKLFEAPIRSSFLEGGASGRLSRQFHADMASVSGRW
- the LOC111977842 gene encoding protein bicaudal C homolog 1-A isoform X2; translation: MAAQCDSLSGYLQQSDQGSNSECSIDSPVPGSEDDLSGPHALPDPEWTEERFRVDRKKLEIMLLAAAGGRVNGGEDFFQKVMDETKTQIAWPSKLKIGAKSKKDPHIKVCGKRDNVREAKDRIMSVLDTKTNRVTLKMDVSHTEHSHVIGKGGNNIKKVMEDTGCHIHFPDSNRNNQAEKSNQVSIAGQPGGVEAARAKIRELLPLVLSFELPAIVQPDPGSPTVQHISQTYNLTVSFKPPTRLYGTTGVVRGSQNNSSAVKRGTAMLLEHLAGSLASAISVSTHLDIAPQHHLFMMGRNGSNIKHITQRTGAQIHFPDPNSPQKKSTVYIQGTIESVCLARQYLMGCLPLVLMFDIKEDIEVEPQCITALMEQLDVFISIKPKPKQPSKSVIVKSVERNAVNMYEARKFLLGLESNGVSSAMSPSTNSPTLICPVGLDILASAGLGLSSLGFLGASVPHSLSSSPAPNSVLNSLNSSMSPMQNPIPSTPSPSSSLWPSSLTSTQGFSSQLMMHPVAQATLSSILLSGVQGYTQNTPSPPPGLTPIDKQTNGVPDCSKGPCTINGHVKHPGSVYGRMSSASLADTVLNPNQCDSVQEASGHNPSEPRSSKSNQDEGSDTFVEVGMPRSPSHSANGNELKQMLASCKTSGKRQAVELLQGTKNSHLQYVCPELHSDCLLSDPESSASDSPVTDKRAPGSERAAERAAQQNERDRIRLAPHSSFANMQGQLEALEYEQKKLLATKAMLKKPVVTEVRTPTNTWSGLGFSKSMPAETIKELRRANHVPYKPTMSTTYEVNSDYEGSPLSLSRSGSREGVGNGSDSDNWRDRNGGGNGLPSHAEFPVSVCSPKRKQNKSAAEHYLSSSNYMDCISSITGSNGCSLQSSLKGSDLPELFSKLGLGKYTDVFQQQEIDLQTFLTLTDQDLKELGITTFGARRKMLLAISGVNDYELNKNRRKLFEAPIRSSFLEGGASGRLSRQFHADMASVSGRW
- the LOC111977842 gene encoding protein bicaudal C homolog 1-A isoform X3; protein product: MAAQCDSLSGYLQQSDQGSNSECSIDSPVPGSEDDLSGPHALPDPEWTEERFRVDRKKLEIMLLAAAGGRVNGGEDFFQKVMDETKTQIAWPSKLKIGAKSKKDPHIKVCGKRDNVREAKDRIMSVLDTKQTNRVTLKMDVSHTEHSHVIGKGGNNIKKVMEDTGCHIHFPDSNRNNQAEKSNQVSIAGQPGGVEAARAKIRELLPLVLSFELPAIVQPDPGSPTVQHISQTYNLTVSFKPPTRLYGTTGVVRGSQNNSSAVKRGTAMLLEHLAGSLASAISVSTHLDIAPQHHLFMMGRNGSNIKHITQRTGAQIHFPDPNSPQKKSTVYIQGTIESVCLARQYLMGCLPLVLMFDIKEDIEVEPQCITALMEQLDVFISIKPKPKQPSKSVIVKSVERNAVNMYEARKFLLGLESNGVSSAMSPSTNSPTLICPVGLDILASAGLGLSSLGFLGASVPHSLSSSPAPNSVLNSLNSSMSPMQNPIPSTPSPSSSLWPSSLTSTQGFSSQLMMHPVAQATLSSILLSGVQGYTQNTPSPPPGLTPIDKQTNGVPDCSKGPCTINGHVKHPGSVYGRMSSASLADTVLNPNQCDSVQEASGHNPSEPRSSKSNQDEGSDTFVEVGMPRSPSHSANGNELKQMLASCKTSGKRQAVELLQGTKNSHLQYVCPELHSDCLLSDPESSASDSPVTDKRAPGSERAAERAAQQNERDRIRLAPHSSFANMQGQLEALEYEQKKLLATKAMLKKPVVTEVRTPTNTWSGLGFSKSMPAETIKELRRANHVPYKPTMSTTYEVNSDYEGSPLSLSRSGSREGVGNGSDSDNWRDRNGGGNGLPSHAEFPVSVCSPKRKQNKSEHYLSSSNYMDCISSITGSNGCSLQSSLKGSDLPELFSKLGLGKYTDVFQQQEIDLQTFLTLTDQDLKELGITTFGARRKMLLAISGVNDYELNKNRRKLFEAPIRSSFLEGGASGRLSRQFHADMASVSGRW